The proteins below are encoded in one region of Streptomyces sp. NBC_00490:
- a CDS encoding PrsW family intramembrane metalloprotease, which produces MATFPPYPTHPTGPPGEGALRHAHWWQRKWVRYGALITLLALSGLVILALVREQTGTEGFLVGLGLAILPVPLLIAAFRWLDRVEPGPWRNLLFAFSWGACAAALIAIVANSFATRWIATATADPSSADTLGATVIAPVVEETAKAAAVLLVFLFRRRDFTGIVDGVVIAGVTATGFAFTENILYLGTAFGTDQLTGDSGIASVTAATFFVRVIMSPFAHPLFTVLTGIGFGIAALSADRHHVRRVLLPLSGLLLAMGMHAVWNGSSTFGEYGFFAVYAAFMVPAFGLLTWLVIWTRQRELRTVREELPAYAVAGWLTPAEPFALGSMRARRIARQYARAHAGKSAARAVAQYEAYATSLAFLRHRGRRGRAGADFVVRERELLHELWVRREAARPALDHAARMTAPPTPVVIPPTHWPVHGYPAVQYPGYNPYRT; this is translated from the coding sequence GTGGCCACCTTTCCCCCGTACCCGACGCATCCCACCGGTCCCCCCGGCGAGGGTGCGCTCCGGCACGCGCACTGGTGGCAGCGCAAGTGGGTCCGTTACGGCGCGCTCATCACCCTGCTCGCGCTCTCCGGGCTCGTCATCCTCGCCCTGGTGCGCGAACAGACCGGCACCGAGGGCTTCCTGGTCGGGCTCGGCCTCGCGATCCTGCCCGTGCCGCTGCTGATAGCCGCCTTCCGCTGGCTGGACCGGGTCGAGCCGGGCCCCTGGCGGAATCTGCTGTTCGCGTTCTCCTGGGGCGCCTGCGCGGCGGCGCTGATAGCGATCGTCGCCAACAGCTTCGCGACCAGATGGATAGCGACGGCGACCGCGGATCCGTCCAGCGCCGACACCCTCGGCGCGACCGTGATAGCGCCCGTCGTCGAGGAGACCGCCAAGGCCGCGGCCGTCCTGCTCGTCTTCCTCTTCCGCAGACGGGACTTCACCGGGATCGTCGACGGCGTGGTGATAGCAGGGGTCACCGCCACCGGCTTCGCCTTCACCGAGAACATCCTCTATCTCGGCACCGCCTTCGGCACCGACCAGCTCACCGGCGACAGCGGCATCGCCTCCGTCACCGCGGCCACGTTCTTCGTCCGCGTCATCATGTCGCCGTTCGCACACCCGCTGTTCACGGTCCTCACCGGCATCGGCTTCGGCATCGCGGCCCTGTCGGCGGACCGCCACCACGTGCGCCGGGTGCTCCTGCCCCTGTCCGGCCTGCTGCTCGCGATGGGCATGCACGCCGTCTGGAACGGCTCCTCGACCTTCGGCGAGTACGGCTTCTTCGCCGTGTACGCGGCCTTCATGGTCCCCGCGTTCGGTCTGCTGACCTGGCTCGTCATCTGGACCCGGCAGCGCGAACTGCGCACCGTGCGCGAGGAACTGCCCGCCTACGCCGTCGCCGGCTGGCTCACCCCCGCAGAACCCTTCGCCCTCGGCTCGATGCGGGCCCGCCGGATCGCCCGCCAGTACGCCCGCGCCCACGCCGGGAAGTCGGCGGCGCGGGCGGTGGCGCAGTACGAGGCGTACGCGACGTCCCTGGCGTTCCTCCGGCACCGGGGGCGCCGCGGCCGGGCCGGCGCCGACTTCGTCGTACGGGAGCGGGAACTGCTGCACGAGTTGTGGGTACGGCGGGAGGCGGCGCGCCCGGCCCTGGACCACGCGGCCCGGATGACGGCACCGCCGACCCCGGTCGTGATCCCGCCGACGCACTGGCCCGTGCACGGCTACCCGGCGGTGCAGTACCCCGGCTACAACCCGTACCGGACCTGA
- a CDS encoding aldo/keto reductase, with protein sequence MTSLRKLGTSDLEVFPLSLGGNVFGWTADETQSFAVLDAYAAAGGNFVDTADAYSAWVDGNVGGESETIIGKWVKARGNRDDVVIATKVSQHPDFQGLTAANIKAAADASLRRLGTDHIDLYYTHFDKVEVPVEEIIGALDELVKAGKVRHIAASNISAERLEASLAFSEREGLARYVALQPHYNLVSRETYEGELQDLAERTGLAAVPYYALASGFLTGKYREGEVVEGARAAGAGKHLETERGRKVLAALDDIAEAHRVPVATVALAWLAARPTVAAPIASARTVEQLPALLKVAEVRLTEDEVTRLTEASA encoded by the coding sequence ATGACTTCTCTTCGCAAGCTGGGCACGTCCGACCTCGAGGTCTTCCCGCTCTCCCTCGGCGGCAACGTCTTCGGCTGGACCGCCGACGAGACACAGTCCTTCGCCGTACTCGACGCCTACGCGGCCGCGGGCGGCAACTTCGTCGACACGGCGGACGCGTACTCCGCGTGGGTCGACGGCAACGTCGGCGGTGAGTCCGAGACCATCATCGGCAAGTGGGTCAAGGCGCGCGGCAACCGCGACGACGTCGTGATCGCCACGAAGGTCAGCCAGCACCCCGACTTCCAGGGCCTGACGGCCGCGAACATCAAGGCGGCGGCGGACGCCTCCCTGCGCCGCCTCGGCACCGACCACATCGACCTGTACTACACCCACTTCGACAAGGTGGAAGTGCCGGTCGAGGAGATCATCGGCGCGCTCGACGAACTGGTGAAGGCGGGCAAGGTGCGGCACATCGCCGCGTCCAACATCTCCGCCGAGCGCCTGGAGGCGTCCCTCGCCTTCTCCGAGCGCGAGGGACTGGCCCGGTACGTGGCGCTCCAGCCGCACTACAACCTGGTCTCGCGCGAGACGTACGAGGGCGAGCTCCAGGACCTGGCCGAACGGACCGGACTGGCCGCCGTCCCGTACTACGCGCTGGCCTCCGGGTTCCTCACCGGCAAGTACCGCGAGGGCGAGGTGGTGGAGGGCGCCCGCGCCGCCGGTGCCGGCAAGCACCTGGAGACGGAACGCGGCCGCAAGGTCCTCGCCGCCCTCGACGACATCGCCGAGGCCCACCGCGTGCCGGTGGCGACGGTGGCCCTGGCGTGGCTGGCGGCCCGGCCGACGGTGGCGGCGCCCATCGCGTCCGCACGGACCGTGGAGCAGCTGCCGGCGCTGCTGAAGGTGGCGGAGGTGCGGCTGACGGAGGACGAGGTGACGCGGCTGACGGAGGCGTCGGCCTAG
- a CDS encoding M23 family metallopeptidase, with protein sequence MASNRPAPEAPYVPSQRSTTDVFGYGSYHHDEGPREEWNPNEDSIRPVRGKHRVAKQRSGGFARSSTVLGVGVIAAVGGAGMASANTGKPPVSISMPDLPFVSGEEEAPQGSATALSDLAAAPTAAATAVTDKTQVSLSDSGTGAGETLRNRIMAQAESQQTQVENKTQLATQSALADEAAKAEAAALKKAADDAAEAKKKAEAEAEKAAEAKRLAALAKQFTLPTSSYTITSTFGQAGSLWSSGYHTGLDFAAPTGTLIKAIHSGTITQAGWDGSYGYKTVLTLDDGTELWFAHQSSISVSVGQKVNTGDVIGRVGATGNVTGAHLHLEVHSGGASTGIDPMAWLRSKGLTP encoded by the coding sequence GTGGCGTCAAACCGGCCTGCCCCCGAGGCCCCGTACGTGCCGAGCCAGCGCAGCACCACCGATGTCTTCGGCTACGGCAGCTACCACCACGACGAGGGTCCGCGGGAGGAGTGGAATCCCAACGAGGACTCCATCCGACCGGTCCGTGGCAAGCATCGGGTCGCCAAGCAGCGCAGCGGGGGATTCGCCCGCAGCTCCACCGTCCTGGGCGTCGGTGTCATAGCCGCCGTCGGCGGGGCCGGCATGGCCAGCGCCAACACCGGCAAGCCGCCGGTCTCCATCTCGATGCCCGACCTTCCGTTCGTGTCCGGCGAGGAGGAGGCACCGCAGGGCTCGGCCACCGCGCTCAGCGACCTCGCCGCGGCCCCCACGGCCGCCGCCACGGCCGTCACGGACAAGACCCAGGTCAGCCTCTCCGACTCCGGCACCGGCGCAGGCGAGACGCTGCGCAACCGGATCATGGCGCAGGCCGAGAGCCAGCAGACGCAGGTCGAGAACAAGACGCAGCTCGCCACGCAGAGCGCCCTCGCCGACGAGGCCGCCAAGGCCGAGGCCGCCGCGCTGAAGAAGGCCGCGGACGACGCCGCCGAGGCGAAGAAGAAGGCGGAGGCGGAGGCCGAGAAGGCCGCCGAGGCCAAGCGGCTCGCCGCGCTGGCGAAGCAGTTCACGCTGCCGACCTCCTCGTACACGATCACCTCGACCTTCGGTCAGGCCGGCTCCCTGTGGTCCTCCGGGTACCACACGGGTCTCGACTTCGCGGCTCCCACGGGCACGCTCATCAAGGCGATCCACAGCGGCACCATCACGCAGGCCGGCTGGGACGGGTCGTACGGCTACAAGACCGTCCTCACCCTCGACGACGGCACCGAGCTGTGGTTCGCCCACCAGTCCTCGATCAGCGTCAGCGTGGGCCAGAAGGTCAACACCGGTGATGTGATCGGGCGCGTGGGTGCGACCGGCAACGTCACCGGCGCGCATCTGCACCTCGAGGTCCACTCGGGCGGCGCGTCCACCGGGATCGACCCGATGGCGTGGCTGCGGAGCAAGGGGCTCACCCCCTGA
- a CDS encoding PP2C family protein-serine/threonine phosphatase — MDQAAVAGRRVSALLRVLPVLLIVGGVLYDVLTPRDFTAIPFFTAAPLVAAPLYPLLGTVVAGAVALIAAFAVHMRFGFRLDADTLTEALTVAVVAVLAAVLNRVVLRGDQRLASQRQIAEAAQRAVLPEPDDRIGGFDIAVRYEAAQRDAFIGGDLYAVQDSPYGVRLVVGDVRGKGMGAVAAVAVVIGAFREAAEQEPTLEAVARRLERALAREGRRREGLDAVEGFTTVVLAELPHGDGVVRVLNRGHPPPLLLCPDGTVRALPAAEPALPLGMGELGSWPDRAEEAVFPGGATLLLYTDGLSEARDRYGEFYDPAARLAGRAFRVPGALLSALAGEVRRHTGGGMTDDMALLAVRRP, encoded by the coding sequence CGGGTGCTGCCCGTCCTGCTGATCGTCGGTGGCGTCCTCTACGACGTCCTGACCCCCCGGGACTTCACCGCGATCCCCTTCTTCACCGCCGCCCCCCTGGTCGCCGCGCCCCTCTACCCACTGCTCGGCACCGTCGTCGCCGGGGCGGTGGCCCTGATCGCCGCCTTCGCCGTCCATATGCGGTTCGGTTTCCGGCTGGACGCCGACACCCTCACCGAGGCGCTCACCGTGGCGGTCGTCGCCGTGCTGGCCGCCGTCCTCAACCGGGTCGTGCTCCGCGGCGACCAGCGGCTCGCCTCCCAGCGCCAGATCGCCGAGGCCGCCCAGCGGGCGGTGCTGCCCGAGCCCGACGACCGGATCGGCGGGTTCGACATCGCGGTCCGGTACGAGGCCGCGCAGCGGGACGCCTTCATCGGCGGGGACCTCTACGCGGTGCAGGACAGTCCGTACGGGGTGCGGCTGGTGGTGGGGGACGTGCGAGGGAAGGGCATGGGGGCGGTGGCCGCGGTTGCCGTCGTCATCGGGGCGTTCCGGGAGGCCGCCGAGCAGGAGCCGACGCTGGAGGCGGTCGCGCGGCGGCTGGAGCGGGCGCTGGCGCGCGAGGGCAGGCGACGCGAGGGGCTCGACGCCGTCGAGGGGTTCACCACCGTCGTACTCGCCGAACTGCCGCACGGCGACGGGGTGGTGCGGGTCCTCAACCGCGGCCATCCGCCGCCGCTGCTGCTGTGCCCCGACGGCACCGTGCGGGCGCTGCCCGCCGCCGAGCCCGCGCTGCCGCTGGGCATGGGCGAGCTGGGGAGCTGGCCCGACCGCGCGGAGGAGGCGGTTTTCCCGGGCGGGGCCACGCTGCTGCTGTATACGGACGGGCTGTCCGAGGCGCGGGACCGGTACGGGGAGTTCTACGATCCGGCGGCACGGCTCGCGGGACGCGCCTTCCGGGTTCCCGGGGCACTGCTGTCCGCGCTCGCCGGGGAGGTGCGCCGGCACACGGGGGGCGGCATGACGGACGACATGGCGCTGCTCGCCGTACGACGGCCGTGA